A genomic region of Trifolium pratense cultivar HEN17-A07 linkage group LG3, ARS_RC_1.1, whole genome shotgun sequence contains the following coding sequences:
- the LOC123917547 gene encoding DNA damage-repair/toleration protein DRT100-like — translation MASSFIISLTVFLTTVIIAVNGCSPSDRTALLSFKAALKEPYHGIFNTWSGEDCCVNWYGVSCDSGRVTDINLRGESEDPIFVKSGRSGYMTGNISPEICKIDRLTSLIVADWKAISGEIPQCVTSLSNLRILDLIGNQITGKIPSNIGNLQRLTVLNLADNSISGEIPASIVELGSLKHLDLSNNVLTGSIPANFGKLGMLSRALLNRNKLTGSIPVSISNIYRLADLDLSMNRLTGSVPSELGKMPVLSTLNLDSNLLSGQIPSSLLSNSGLGILNLSRNGFSGTIPDVFCPKSYFMVLDLSFNNLNGRVPSSLSSAKYVGHLDLSHNHLCGSIPLGVGSPFDHLEASSFSNNDCLCGNPLKTC, via the coding sequence ATGGCTTCTTCATTCATAATCTCTCTAACCGTTTTCCTAACCACCGTCATAATCGCCGTTAACGGTTGTTCACCGTCAGACAGAACCGCTCTATTATCCTTCAAAGCAGCACTTAAAGAGCCTTACCACGGCATCTTCAACACATGGTCCGGTGAGGATTGCTGCGTTAACTGGTACGGCGTTAGCTGCGACTCCGGTAGAGTAACCGACATCAACCTCCGCGGCGAGTCGGAGGATCCTATCTTCGTTAAATCCGGCCGTTCCGGTTACATGACTGGAAATATCTCACCGGAGATCTGTAAGATCGATCGTCTCACTTCACTCATCGTCGCCGACTGGAAAGCTATCTCCGGCGAGATTCCTCAATGTGTTACTTCACTTTCTAATCTCAGAATCCTTGACTTAATCGGAAACCAAATCACCGGTAAAATTCCTTCCAATATCGGAAACTTACAACGTCTCACTGTTCTCAATCTCGCCGATAATTCAATCTCCGGCGAGATTCCGGCGTCGATCGTTGAACTCGGTTCACTTAAGCATCTTGATTTAAGTAACAACGTTCTCACCGGTTCGATTCCCGCTAATTTTGGGAAACTTGGAATGTTAAGCCGCGCTTTGCTGAACCGGAACAAACTCACCGGTTCAATTCCGGTTTCTATTTCAAACATTTACCGGCTTGCTGATCTGGATTTATCAATGAACCGGTTAACCGGTTCGGTTCCTTCCGAACTTGGAAAAATGCCGGTTCTTTCAACTTTAAATTTGGATAGTAACTTACTTTCGGGTCAAATACCTTCTAGTTTGTTAAGCAATTCGGGTTTGGGTATATTGAATTTGAGTCGAAACGGGTTTTCGGGTACCATACCCGATGTTTTTTGTCCAAAATcgtattttatggttttggattTATCGTTTAACAATTTGAACGGTCGGGTACCCAGTTCGTTATCGTCGGCCAAATATGTCGGGCATTTGGATCTTAGCCATAACCATTTATGTGGATCAATACCATTAGGTGTGGGTTCACCTTTTGATCATCTTGAAGCGTCGTCGTTTAGTAACAATGATTGTTTGTGTGGTAACCCTTTGAAGACATGTTAA
- the LOC123917546 gene encoding signal peptidase complex subunit 3B-like, producing the protein MHSFGYRANALFTFAVTILGFMCAIASFTDSFNSPSPSVQVQVLKVNWFQKQPNGNDEVSMTLNISADLQTLFTWNTKQVFVFLAAEYVTPKHVLNQISLWDAIIQEKEHSKFTITTSNKYRFIDQGSNLRGKEFNFTLHWHVMPKTGKMLADKLVMPGYRLPAEYR; encoded by the exons ATGCATTCATTCGGTTACAGAGCGAATGCTTTGTTTACCTTTGCCGTTACAATTCTTGGTTTCATGTGTGCTATTGCTTCTTTCACTGATTCATTCAATTCTCCATCTCCTTCGGTTCAAGTTCAG GTTTTAAAGGTCAATTGGTTTCAGAAACAACCTAACGGCAATGACGAG GTTAGCATGACACTGAATATATCAGCAGATTTACAAACCCTTTTCACGTGGAACACAAAACAG gtttttgtatttttagcCGCTGAATATGTAACTCCAAAGCATGTCTTGAACCAG ATATCCCTCTGGGATGCTATCATTCAGGAGAAAGAGCACTCAAAATTTACAATTACCACATCAAATAAATACCGCTTCATTGATCAG GGAAGCAATTTGCGTGGTAAAGAATTTAACTTCACCTTGCACTGGCATGTTATGCCAAAGACTGGCAAGATGTTAGCAGATAAACTAGTCATGCCAGGTTACCGGTTGCCTGCGGAATACAGATGA